Part of the Deinococcus malanensis genome is shown below.
CGGTGTCCCCGGTGAGCTTCTTGAGGTCCAGGTTCGGCGAAACGCCACGGCGTCGAATCTCCAGCTTCCCGTCGTTGCCTTGCTTGGATAGGTAAACACAACGGAGCGTAAAGGCTGGCCGGCACATCCCAGGCCACAGAGCAGGCACGACCAGAGTGGGCTGTTCCAGTGCCACCTGGGGCGTTGGAAGTAGGTACGAATACAGGGTCAACCATGGCATGGGAGGAAAGCACTCAGTCTCCACGCGCCCACCAATTCATCCCGGAGACCTCAGATCAGGCACGGAACCTGCGATCGCTGCACCTCGGCTGACTTAGACTGGGTTCAATTTCCTTTTCGCCACTCCAGGCCCAGCGAGGTTGTCCATGACTGCCGATTCAAGCCCGCCCCTCTTCCCTACCTCAGCTGATCTACAGGCTCTGCTCGACACGCAGCGGGCCTGGCGCTGGCGCGCGGCCCAGACCACCGCTTCCCAGCGGCGGATCATCCTGCGCCGGCTGCACGACGCAGTGCGCGCCCACCGTGAAGCACTGGCCGGGGCGCTGGCTCTGGATCTGGGCAAAAGCCGCGCCGAGTCCGAGATCGCCGAGATTCATCCCATCCTGGAAGAGTTGCGGCACGCCATTGGGAACCTGCCACGCTGGATGGCCACCCGGCGGGTTCCTACGCCGCTGATGCTGGTCGGCTCGCACAGCGAGATCCAATTGCAGGCCCGTGGGGTTACGCTGATTCTGAGCCCCTGGAACTACCCGGTGAACCTGGCTCTGGCCCCGCTGGTGGCCAGTCTGGCGGCTGGAAACACCGTGGTGCTCAAGCCCAGCGAGAAAGCCCCCCACGTCGCCTGCGCACTGAAAATGCTGCTGGAAAGCGTGTTCGAGCCCAAGCTGGTCGCCGTGGTAGAAGGTGATGCCCAGGTTGCCCGCACGCTGACCTCCATGCCATTCGACCACATCTTCTTTACCGGCAGCACTGCCGTGGGCCGGCAGGTCATGACGGCCGCCGCACAGAACCTGACCGGCGTTACGCTGGAACTGGGCGGCAAAAGCCCGGCCCTGCTGCACTCCAGCGCGCACCTGACCCACAGCGCCGAGCGGCTGGCCTGGGGCAAGTTCCTGAATGCCGGGCAGACCTGTGTGGCCCCGGACTACGCCCTGGTGCCGCGCGCCCTGCAGGAGGAACTGGTTGCAGAAATCGGGCGAGTCATTACGCGCCGCTTTGGCGACGCGGCCCGGCTGCGCTTCGGCACAGACTATGGCCGCATCGTGGACGCCGGCAGCGTCGGGCGACTGGAGCAGCTGACCCGGCAGAGTGTGGCGCAGGGTGCGCAGGTGGCAGTGGGTGGAGACTTCGATGCGGCTGCGCGTTTCATCTCGCCCACCATCGTCACGAACGTGAAGCCCGGCATGCCCCTGATGCAGGAAGAGCTGTTTGGACCGGTGCTGCCGGTGCTGGCCTACGACTCGCTGGACGAGGCCCTCGATCTGATCCGGCGGCTGGACCCCCCGCTGGCGCTGTACCTGTTTGCCGAGGACCAGGCGGTCATCGAGCGGGTGCAGCGTGAGACCACCAGCGGCGGCATGGTAGTGAACGGTACGATCATTCACCTGACCAATCCGTACCTGCCGTTCGGTGGGGTGGGGACCAGTGGGCAGGGGGCGTACCACGGCGAGCACGGCTTCCGCACCTTCAGCCACCAGCGTGCCGTCCTGACCGAGACCCCCCGCAGTGGCGTGCGCTTCATGTACCCGCCCTATGGCCGTCCCCTGCCCCGGCTGGCGGCCTGGGCGCTACGCAAACTGGAGCGGCAGTCAGGCTCGCGTGGAGGCTAGGGGCACCCTGCCTGATGGCAGTTGGGATTTCACAGGCGCCATCACGGCCGGGGGGCGCTCCAGCCGGTTCGGATCGGACAAGGCCCTAGCATTGCTGGACGGCAGCCCCCTGTTGCAGCATGTGGCGGCCTCCCTGGAGCCCTGTCCGCAGCGACTGCTGGTAGCCCCGCCTGGACGCTACACCCTGGATGGCTGGGCTCCGGTAGCGGATACCCGTCCCGGAGAAGGGCCGCTGGCCGGGCTGGAGGCTGCGCTCCGTGCCGCGCCCGACGGCTGGGTGGCTTTTACGGGCGTAGACCTGCCGGGCCTGACACGTGCCTACTGGACCACGCTGGCTCAGGCGCGTCTCCCCGGAGCCCTGAGTGTGCAGGCGCTGGACGCCACGGGGCGGCCCCAGCCGCTGGGCGCGCTGTATCACACGTCCCTGTTGCCACGCGTCCGTGCCCTGCTGGACAGCGGCGAGCGGCGGTTGCGCCTGGCCGCTCCGGAGGACGCGACAGTGATGGTGGCGGGAGTGGATCCGGCGGCGCTGCGCAATGTGAATACGCCGACCGACCTGGATGCACTGACCCATATCTTGAATCCAGGGCAATAAAAAAGCCGCCTCTTGGGCGGTGATGAAAAAAAGATAGCGTCTTATGCGCTATGCGTCAAGAGGATGCGTCTGGTTCTGGGGACCGGCCAGGGGTGTGCATAGGCACGCTGAACCAATTTTCGTGAGGCCTGATGATTTCTCCAGCCCAGGCTACGGTCGGAGTGCCTGCGTCGTCGGTAGATTTCCGTGAGCGCACTCTTGCATGGCGCCTTTAAAGGACAACTGATATGCAGCCAGAAAAGGGTGACATGCCCGGCTCCCGGACTGCGCCTGAACGTGGCGGACGATTACAGTGAGGACAGATCAAGGATTACCCAGGCGGCAACTGGAGGCGCAGAGCAGGTTGATGCAAGCGCAGCCACCATGGCGACTGTACGCTTCTCCAACTCATCGGACGGCAGAGCGCCCGGGTGCTCTCTCGGCCCTGAGAACTGGGAGGCCACCCCACCGCCTCCCAGGCAGGCATGATGGAGCCAGTGGCCCCGGTCTCTTCCAGGCGCGGTGGTCCAGGAGGACAACCATGCAGATCGAGGTGCAAGTCAGACAGATCAGTCCCGCCACAGCACAGGCCACTGCCCGCACGCATCAGGTCATGATCGACCGCCCACTGGACAAAGGTGGAGAAGACCGCGGCATGATGGGCGGCGAACAGCTGCTGGTCTCGCTGGGCGGCTGCTTTATGAGCAACCTGCTGGCGGCCATCCGGGCACGTGAGGCCGGGATCACGGACGTGCAGCTGAGTGTCACCGGCACACTGGAGACGGCGCCGGGCCGCTTCAGCGCCATTGATGTGGCGGTCAGTGCCCAGACGCAGGACCACGCGCTTCTGCAAAAACTTGTGGAAATATCGGACCGGGCCTGTATCGTGTCCAATACCCTGCGCCCGGCCGTCACCCTGAATTTTCGCGTGATCTGACATCGAATACCGCTGTCATTGACGGGGGAGGCGCGCACCCAGCGTCCGCGCGTCTCCCCTCACGAACGTGAATCGTTCAGGTCTCCAGGAGCCGCAGCTGTCTCGTTCCCATGCCGGCGGTCATGGTTCTCGATCTCCTGTTGCAGGAAGTAGTTGAGCAGGGTCCGGAGCGCCGCGATGGCAGCCAGCTTGCCGATCTCCTCCCAGGTTGGCGCTATCGCCGTGCGCAGAATATCGGCCGCCAGCGTGAACTCCAGCGCCACGGCCAGCCAGCGTGCCAGGTGCAGACGCGCGATTTCCCTGGTCCGGTCCGGCGCTTCCACGCGACCGAGGAACACCGCCAGCGTCCGCCACAGGGCTTCCAGACCGGCGATGGCGACGATCAGGGCCGCCGCCGCTTCCAGCCCCAGGGCCACATACGCCGCGAAGATCTTGAACAGTTCTTCCATGCCGGGCCTCCGCTCAGCCGTACCGGGCCTTGTGCTCGCGTTTCAGGGCAGCGTAGGTTTCGTTGGCCTCAGCCTGCTCCCACTTCTGTTTGAAGATGCGGGCCGACTCGGCCTTGACCGGGTCCTCCGGGCTGCGCGGCAGCTCTGCTCGGCCGTGGGCTCCCGATTGGCCTTTTTTATCTGCCGGCACCGGGCCGTCGTATTTTTTACCCCCTTTGTGGTTGGCATAGCGCCGCGACCGGGTAAACCCCATCTGCAGGAACTTGCGGGCCATGTCGGCGCCCACAAAGTCTCCGGCTTCCAGGTAGGCCTCGAACATGGCATAGAGTTTCTCGCTGCTCTCACGTGCCAGATCCGGCGTGGCAAAGCGCCAGTGCGGCAAAAGCTCATTCTTGTAGGGCTGCACCAGCAATACGCCCTGCTCGCCGATCCCGACGCGGTACAGCTGCGGCTGGGCGCGCAGGTCCAGTTCGGCATAGTTCAGCGAGTACTCGAATTTGGGCA
Proteins encoded:
- the mobA gene encoding molybdenum cofactor guanylyltransferase; the protein is MEARGTLPDGSWDFTGAITAGGRSSRFGSDKALALLDGSPLLQHVAASLEPCPQRLLVAPPGRYTLDGWAPVADTRPGEGPLAGLEAALRAAPDGWVAFTGVDLPGLTRAYWTTLAQARLPGALSVQALDATGRPQPLGALYHTSLLPRVRALLDSGERRLRLAAPEDATVMVAGVDPAALRNVNTPTDLDALTHILNPGQ
- a CDS encoding OsmC family protein; this encodes MQIEVQVRQISPATAQATARTHQVMIDRPLDKGGEDRGMMGGEQLLVSLGGCFMSNLLAAIRAREAGITDVQLSVTGTLETAPGRFSAIDVAVSAQTQDHALLQKLVEISDRACIVSNTLRPAVTLNFRVI
- a CDS encoding DUF4385 domain-containing protein translates to MPKFEYSLNYAELDLRAQPQLYRVGIGEQGVLLVQPYKNELLPHWRFATPDLARESSEKLYAMFEAYLEAGDFVGADMARKFLQMGFTRSRRYANHKGGKKYDGPVPADKKGQSGAHGRAELPRSPEDPVKAESARIFKQKWEQAEANETYAALKREHKARYG
- a CDS encoding DUF1622 domain-containing protein, whose protein sequence is MEELFKIFAAYVALGLEAAAALIVAIAGLEALWRTLAVFLGRVEAPDRTREIARLHLARWLAVALEFTLAADILRTAIAPTWEEIGKLAAIAALRTLLNYFLQQEIENHDRRHGNETAAAPGDLNDSRS
- a CDS encoding aldehyde dehydrogenase family protein, with protein sequence MTADSSPPLFPTSADLQALLDTQRAWRWRAAQTTASQRRIILRRLHDAVRAHREALAGALALDLGKSRAESEIAEIHPILEELRHAIGNLPRWMATRRVPTPLMLVGSHSEIQLQARGVTLILSPWNYPVNLALAPLVASLAAGNTVVLKPSEKAPHVACALKMLLESVFEPKLVAVVEGDAQVARTLTSMPFDHIFFTGSTAVGRQVMTAAAQNLTGVTLELGGKSPALLHSSAHLTHSAERLAWGKFLNAGQTCVAPDYALVPRALQEELVAEIGRVITRRFGDAARLRFGTDYGRIVDAGSVGRLEQLTRQSVAQGAQVAVGGDFDAAARFISPTIVTNVKPGMPLMQEELFGPVLPVLAYDSLDEALDLIRRLDPPLALYLFAEDQAVIERVQRETTSGGMVVNGTIIHLTNPYLPFGGVGTSGQGAYHGEHGFRTFSHQRAVLTETPRSGVRFMYPPYGRPLPRLAAWALRKLERQSGSRGG